A window from Peromyscus eremicus chromosome 1, PerEre_H2_v1, whole genome shotgun sequence encodes these proteins:
- the LOC131904330 gene encoding vomeronasal type-1 receptor 4-like: MKMASDNLAIGIFLFSQITVGVLGNSSILFYYLILIVTGKHLMPKDLIIQHLTFANCLSIILRGIPRTMSDFGFKYFLDDVGCKLIVYIYRITRGMSLYAMCLLSCFQVITINPSNSWWITLKHRATKYIGPSCSLGWLVHLLLNFLTPTRVSGPIYNKNATSRMNYGYCSWFASVNVATALYMFLLCFSDGLCLGLMTCSSVSMVSLLYRHKRQVKHIHSSQHFLKVSPEDRATQTILTLVCIFIISYSFSSIVVIFTTYSKGSVLWGVSVFLFLEICFPIVCPFVLISNIKSSSSIFLPCCGKRKLLPSLT; the protein is encoded by the coding sequence ATGAAAATGGCTTCTGACAACTTGGCAATaggaatttttctcttttcccagatTACAGTAGGAGTGCTTGGAAATTCCTCAATACTATTTTATTATCTCATTTTGATAGTCACTGGAAAGCATTTAATGCCAAAAGATCTGATTATACAGCACTTGACTTTCGCCAACTGCTTGTCTATCATCTTAAGAGGCATTCCACGGACAATGTCAGATTTTGGATTTAAGTATTTTCTAGATGATGTTGGATGTAAATTGATAGTGTATATTTACCGCATAACAAGGGGGATGTCCCTGTATGCCATGTGCCTACTAAGTTGCTTCCAAGTGATCACAATAAACCCCAGCAACTCCTGGTGGATCACTCTTAAACACAGAGCCACAAAGTATATTGGTCCCTCCTGCTCACTAGGCTGGCTTGTGCACCTGCTTCTAAACTTCTTGACTCCAACTAGAGTGTCAGGCCCTATTTACAACAAAAATGCAACTAGCAGGATGAATTATGGGTACTGCTCATGGTTTGCTTCTGTCAATGTGGCTACAGCACTTTATATGTTCTTACTGTGCTTCTCTGATGGCCTGTGTCTGGGTCTCATGACCTGTTCAAGTGTCTCCATGGTGAGTCTCCTCTACAGACATAAAAGACAAGTCAAGCATATTCACAGTTCTCAACACTTTCTGAAAGTCTCACCTGAGGACAGAGCCACCCAAACTATTCTCACCCTAGTGTGCATATTCATCATCTCTTACTCATTCTCATCCATTGTGGTCATCTTCACAACCTACTCCAAAGGTTCTGTGCTATGGGGAGTAAGTGTATTTCTATTTCTAGAAATATGCTTTCCCATAGTTTGCCCCTTTGTTCTCATCAGCAATATCAAGTCTAGTTCCAGCATATTTTTACCCTGCTGTGGTAAGAGAAAGCTTCTCCCAAGTTTGACATGA